A region of the Prochlorococcus marinus XMU1402 genome:
TTAAAGTGGTTCCAAAAAGAAAATAAAAAAAGATTTAGAAATAAAATTTATTTTTTCTTAAGGCCATCTGATAGAAATGCTGAGCTTTTAAAGATAAATCTATCCATCCCTAAAACCTTTAAAGTAAATTTAAAAGAAGAAAAAATAAGCCTTTGCAAGGTGAGAATAGGTGGTTTTGAAAATAGAACTAAATGTTTAGAAAATATTCCTGCTGATATTGAAATTATTTCTGAAGAATCATCTTTACGTTCTATAAATATCTATCCCTATAAACCTATTCCCTCTAATAAAGAAAGTTATGCGATTCTTCTAAAAGTCTTCAATCCAAAAAAATCAGGGCTATATCAATTTCATTCTTATGGGCAACCAAAAGGGGGATCAGTTTCAAGTTATTTAGGTAGCTGGACTATAGTGATCGATTAAATGATAAATTAATTAAGGATAATAAAAAAAATGACTAAAAGAACATTTGGTGGAACATCAAGGAAAAGAAAACGCGTTTCTGGTTTTAGGGTAAGAATGCGTTCTCATACGGGTAGGAGAGTTATTAAAAGCAGAAGACAAAAAGGTAGAGAAAGAATAGCTGTTTAACAGACAATTTAAAATGGCCTTACCTTATGATATGCGCTTAAAAGGTCATAGAGCTTTTAATTATATCCATAAAAATTCTAAAAAATATCATGGAAAATTAATGACATTTAAACTTGCAAAATCAAATCCTGAAATTTTATCATCCCATAAACTCAAAAATACCTCAAACAATTTGAAGATTGCAATTGCTATTAGTAAAAAAGTTTCAAAAAAAGCTGTAGAAAGAAATAAAATTAGAAGAATCCTACAAGAGTGGGTATTATCCAATAATAAAAAAATTGATAACCACAAACCTTATTGGTTACTTGTTAACCTTAAAATTGGAGATTTCTGCAATGATAAAAAAAGACTTTTGGAGGAATTTCAAAACTTAATGTTCAAATCTCGTCTAATCAAATGATTAACATGAATGAAGAAACCTTTTATGAGGGTGGTCCTGCAAAAAGTGATTTAATAATAAATCTTATAGCAGGTATAACTATTCTTGGTTTGCCTTTTACCTTTGCAGCAATTGTTAGATCCTTATGGTTGAGATATAAAATCACCAACAAGAGAATCTCAATAAATGGGGGATGGTTTGGCAAGAACAAGACACAAGTCTCTTTAAGTAATATTGAAGAAATTAGATCTATTCCTAGGGGATTTGGGTCATATGGTGATATGGTTCTTATTCTTAATGACGGATCAAAGGTTGAGATGAAATCACTAGCACTTTTCAGAGAAAAGCAAAAATTTATTGAAGAAAATATAAACAAAAGATTTCAAATACCTAATCT
Encoded here:
- a CDS encoding DUF2808 domain-containing protein produces the protein MSKKTKKLPLNFKILRLLLIPTILITVPFFNKIQEAKAGLEFQWDEDPSFKRLKWFQKENKKRFRNKIYFFLRPSDRNAELLKINLSIPKTFKVNLKEEKISLCKVRIGGFENRTKCLENIPADIEIISEESSLRSINIYPYKPIPSNKESYAILLKVFNPKKSGLYQFHSYGQPKGGSVSSYLGSWTIVID
- the rpmH gene encoding 50S ribosomal protein L34; protein product: MTKRTFGGTSRKRKRVSGFRVRMRSHTGRRVIKSRRQKGRERIAV
- the rnpA gene encoding ribonuclease P protein component; the encoded protein is MALPYDMRLKGHRAFNYIHKNSKKYHGKLMTFKLAKSNPEILSSHKLKNTSNNLKIAIAISKKVSKKAVERNKIRRILQEWVLSNNKKIDNHKPYWLLVNLKIGDFCNDKKRLLEEFQNLMFKSRLIK
- a CDS encoding PH domain-containing protein; its protein translation is MINMNEETFYEGGPAKSDLIINLIAGITILGLPFTFAAIVRSLWLRYKITNKRISINGGWFGKNKTQVSLSNIEEIRSIPRGFGSYGDMVLILNDGSKVEMKSLALFREKQKFIEENINKRFQIPNLNEVEGFATKS